One Neovison vison isolate M4711 chromosome 2, ASM_NN_V1, whole genome shotgun sequence genomic window carries:
- the ENO1 gene encoding alpha-enolase, translated as MSILKIHAREIFDSRGNPTVEVDLYTSKGLFRAAVPSGASTGIYEALELRDNDKTRYMGKGVSKAVEHINKTIAPALISKKVNVVEQEKIDRLMIEMDGTENKSKFGANAILGVSLAVCKAGAVEKGVPLYRHIADLAGNAEVILPVPAFNVINGGSHAGNKLAMQEFMILPVGAASFREAMRIGAEVYHNLKNVIKEKYGKDATNVGDEGGFAPNILENKEALELLKNAIGKAGYTDKVVIGMDVAASEFFRSGKYDLDFKSPDDPSRYITPDELANLYKSFIKDYPVVSIEDPFDQDDWEAWQKFTASAGIQVVGDDLTVTNPKRISKAVSEKSCNCLLLKVNQIGSVTESLQACKLAQSNGWGVMVSHRSGETEDTFIADLVVGLCTGQIKTGAPCRSERLAKYNQILRIEEELGSKAKFAGRSFRNPLAK; from the exons ATGTCTATTCTCAAGATCCATGCCAGAGAGATCTTCGACTCTCGTGGGAATCCCACGGTTGAGGTCGACCTCTACACTTCCAAAG GTCTCTTCAGAGCTGCTGTGCCCAGTGGTGCGTCCACTGGTATCTACGAGGCCCTTGAGCTCCGGGACAATGACAAGACCCGCTACATGGGGAAAG GTGTCTCAAAGGCTGTTGAGCACATCAATAAAACTATTGCACCTGCCCTGATTAGCAAG AAAGTGAATGTCGTGGAGCAGGAGAAGATTGACAGGCTGATGATCGAGATGGACGGAACAGAAAACAAGT CTAAATTTGGTGCAAACGCCATTCTGGGGGTGTCCCTGGCTGTCTGCAAGGCGGGGGCCGTCGAGAAGGGGGTGCCCCTGTACCGCCACATTGCCGACTTGGCGGGCAATGCCGAAGTCATCCTGCCAGTTCCG gcTTTCAATGTCATCAATGGTGGCTCTCACGCCGGCAACAAGCTGGCCATGCAGGAGTTCATGATCCTGCCCGTGGGCGCGGCCAGCTTCCGGGAGGCCATGCGCATCGGGGCCGAGGTCTACCACAACCTGAAGAACGTCATCAAGGAGAAATACGGGAAGGACGCCACCAATGTGGGGGATGAAGGCGGGTTTGCGCCTAACATCCTGGAGAACAAAGAAG ctctgGAGCTGCTGAAGAATGCCATTGGGAAAGCGGGCTACACCGACAAGGTGGTCATCGGCATGGACGTAGCGGCCTCGGAGTTCTTCCGGTCGGGCAAGTATGACCTGGACTTCAAGTCCCCCGATGACCCCAGCAGGTACATCACGCCCGATGAGCTGGCCAACCTGTACAAGTCTTTCATCAAGGATTACCCAG tgGTGTCCATCGAAGACCCCTTTGACCAGGATGACTGGGAGGCTTGGCAAAAGTTCACTGCCAGTGCTGGCATCCAGGTGGTGGGGGATGATCTCACTGTGACCAACCCGAAGCGAATTTCCAAGGCCGTGAGCGAGAAATCGTGCAACTGCCTCCTGCTGAAGGTGAACCAGATCGGCTCCGTGACTGAGTCTCTCCAGGC GTGCAAACTGGCCCAGTCCAACGGCTGGGGCGTCATGGTGTCGCATCGCTCTGGGGAGACCGAGGATACCTTCATCGCTGACCTGGTGGTGGGACTTTGCACTGGGCAG ATCAAGACGGGGGCACCTTGCCGATCTGAGCGCTTGGCCAAGTACAACCAGATCCTCAG AATTGAAGAGGAACTGGGTAGCAAGGCTAAGTTCGCCGGCAGAAGCTTCCGAAACCCCCTCGCCAAGTAA